A single region of the Streptococcus macedonicus ACA-DC 198 genome encodes:
- the fni gene encoding Isopentenyl-diphosphate delta-isomerase, FMN-dependent codes for MINRKDEHIKYALKYQSPYNSFDDMELIHHSLPDYDLSEIDLHTHFAGRDFEFPFYINAMTGGSEKGRAVNQKLAQIAQATGLVMVTGSYSAALKNPHDDSYPNKEKFPELLLATNIGIDKPYELGLQTIHEMQPIFLQVHVNLMQELLMPEGEREFRQWKENLADYATKMPVPVILKEVGFGMDLKTIEMAHKLGIKTVDISGRGGTSFAYIENQRGHNRSYLDEWGQSTVQTLLNAQPMIDKIEILASGGVRHPLDIVKCLVLGAKAVGVSRAILELVEKYSVEEVIIIINGWKDDLRLIMCALNCKTIAELRQVDYLLYGKLNEANQKR; via the coding sequence ATGATTAATCGCAAAGATGAACACATTAAGTACGCTTTAAAATATCAATCTCCTTATAATTCTTTTGACGATATGGAGTTGATTCATCATTCTCTTCCTGATTATGATTTAAGTGAGATTGATTTGCATACCCATTTTGCGGGGCGTGATTTTGAGTTTCCTTTTTATATCAATGCCATGACGGGCGGTTCAGAAAAAGGCAGGGCTGTTAATCAAAAATTGGCTCAAATTGCACAAGCAACGGGGCTTGTCATGGTTACAGGCTCTTATAGTGCTGCGCTGAAAAATCCTCATGATGATTCTTATCCTAACAAAGAGAAATTTCCAGAATTGCTGCTAGCGACTAATATCGGAATTGACAAACCTTATGAATTAGGGCTACAAACTATTCACGAAATGCAACCTATTTTTCTCCAAGTTCATGTCAACCTAATGCAAGAGCTTTTAATGCCAGAAGGTGAACGTGAGTTCCGCCAATGGAAAGAAAATCTCGCCGATTATGCCACAAAGATGCCAGTTCCTGTCATTCTTAAAGAAGTCGGCTTTGGCATGGATTTGAAAACAATTGAAATGGCTCACAAGTTAGGCATTAAAACTGTCGATATTTCAGGACGTGGTGGCACAAGTTTTGCCTATATTGAAAATCAACGTGGGCATAATCGTTCTTATCTCGATGAGTGGGGACAAAGCACGGTTCAAACGCTGTTAAATGCTCAGCCTATGATTGATAAAATTGAAATCTTGGCATCTGGCGGCGTTCGTCATCCTTTGGATATTGTAAAATGCTTGGTTTTAGGAGCAAAAGCGGTAGGAGTATCGCGAGCAATCCTAGAACTTGTCGAAAAATATTCTGTTGAAGAAGTCATCATAATCATTAATGGCTGGAAAGACGACTTGCGCCTCATCATGTGTGCTCTGAATTGCAAAACAATTGCCGAACTTAGACAGGTAGATTATCTCCTATACGGAAAATTAAACGAAGCAAACCAAAAACGCTGA
- a CDS encoding Phosphomevalonate kinase: MKTISVQTGGKLYIAGEYAILTPGQTAILKNIPIHMTATVKEAEKITLFSDMFDYATDMTVDKNYALIQQTIVTLATYLDKSLHNLPAFKLDITGKLERGGKKFGIGSSGSVTVLTLKALSAFYELNLSADTIFKLASYSLLKMGDNGSMGDIACIAYDDLVAFTSFDRQKVSTWIATKDIKTVLAKDWGYRIEIIKSALPCDFLVGWTKQPSISKDMINLVKSAITKAFLEDTERNVQICKQALQTGDKMAVKVSLQKVSDLLLGLSSAIYNDKLKALKSAEKGLDVIAKSSGSGGGDCGIAISFSESDSHELAQRWQKAGIEILYQERLSDER; encoded by the coding sequence ATGAAAACGATTAGTGTGCAGACAGGTGGAAAGCTCTATATTGCAGGCGAATATGCCATACTAACCCCTGGGCAAACTGCTATTTTGAAAAATATTCCCATTCATATGACAGCGACAGTCAAAGAAGCCGAAAAAATTACCCTTTTTTCAGACATGTTTGACTACGCTACTGATATGACAGTAGATAAGAATTATGCGCTCATTCAGCAAACCATTGTAACTCTGGCTACTTACCTTGACAAATCTTTGCATAATTTACCAGCGTTTAAACTCGATATTACTGGAAAGTTAGAGCGTGGCGGTAAGAAATTTGGCATTGGGTCAAGTGGCTCAGTGACGGTGTTAACGCTCAAAGCCTTGTCCGCATTTTATGAGCTAAATTTATCAGCAGATACCATTTTCAAGCTTGCTTCCTATTCGCTTTTAAAAATGGGGGACAATGGTTCTATGGGCGACATAGCTTGTATTGCTTACGATGATTTGGTGGCTTTCACCTCTTTTGACCGTCAAAAAGTGTCAACTTGGATTGCAACAAAAGACATCAAAACTGTACTTGCTAAAGACTGGGGCTATCGTATCGAAATCATCAAATCTGCGTTACCATGTGACTTCTTGGTAGGCTGGACAAAACAACCGTCCATTTCAAAAGATATGATTAATTTAGTCAAATCAGCCATTACAAAAGCGTTTCTTGAGGATACAGAAAGAAATGTTCAAATCTGTAAGCAAGCCCTTCAAACCGGTGACAAGATGGCTGTTAAGGTAAGCCTGCAAAAAGTTAGTGATTTGTTGCTCGGTTTAAGCTCAGCTATTTACAATGACAAATTAAAGGCGTTGAAATCTGCTGAAAAAGGTTTAGATGTCATTGCAAAATCATCTGGCTCAGGCGGCGGCGACTGTGGTATTGCAATATCATTCTCAGAAAGCGACAGTCACGAACTCGCCCAACGTTGGCAGAAAGCTGGTATTGAAATACTATATCAAGAAAGATTAAGTGATGAAAGATAA
- a CDS encoding Diphosphomevalonate decarboxylase: MDRKIVTVKSYANIAIIKYWGKADTVKMIPATSSISLTLENMFTTTTVSFLPQSVGHDEFYINGILQDEKEHAKISAIIDQYRGGRSNFVKVETSNIMPTAAGLSSSSSGLSALVKACNELFETGLNQSELAQKAKFASGSSSRSFFGPIAAWDKDSGDIYPVQTDLKLAMIMLVLSDSKKPISSREGMKRCAETSTTFADWVKQSEQDYKDMLAYLKANDFEKVGELTERNALAMHDTNTHANPPFNYLTDETYAAMDFVKTLRAQGEKCYFTMDAGPNVKVLCLEEDLECLTKRFEENYRVIASRTKVLPDEND; the protein is encoded by the coding sequence GTGGATCGAAAAATTGTAACGGTAAAATCATATGCCAACATTGCTATTATCAAATACTGGGGGAAAGCTGACACTGTCAAGATGATTCCAGCAACTAGCAGTATTTCTTTGACTCTGGAAAATATGTTTACCACAACAACTGTTTCTTTTTTACCACAATCGGTTGGTCATGATGAATTTTACATCAATGGCATCTTGCAGGATGAAAAAGAACACGCAAAAATTTCTGCCATTATCGACCAATACCGTGGTGGACGTTCCAATTTCGTCAAAGTTGAAACTAGCAATATCATGCCAACCGCTGCAGGTTTATCATCAAGTTCAAGTGGACTTTCAGCACTTGTAAAGGCTTGTAATGAACTTTTCGAAACTGGCTTAAATCAATCAGAGTTGGCACAAAAAGCCAAATTTGCTTCAGGGTCATCATCGCGTTCATTCTTTGGACCGATTGCTGCGTGGGATAAAGACAGCGGAGACATTTATCCAGTGCAAACTGATCTCAAATTAGCAATGATTATGCTTGTTTTAAGCGATAGCAAGAAACCAATTTCTAGTCGTGAAGGCATGAAACGCTGTGCTGAAACGTCAACAACTTTTGCGGATTGGGTCAAACAATCTGAGCAAGATTATAAGGATATGCTTGCTTATTTGAAAGCCAATGATTTTGAGAAAGTTGGAGAATTGACAGAACGCAATGCGCTTGCCATGCACGATACTAACACACACGCTAATCCACCATTCAATTATTTGACAGATGAGACCTATGCAGCTATGGATTTTGTTAAAACGCTGCGCGCTCAAGGTGAAAAATGCTATTTCACAATGGATGCAGGTCCAAATGTTAAAGTTCTTTGTTTGGAAGAAGATTTAGAGTGCTTAACAAAACGTTTTGAAGAAAACTATCGTGTGATTGCATCACGTACTAAGGTGTTACCAGATGAAAACGATTAG
- the mvk gene encoding Mevalonate kinase: MTKKIGVGKAHSKIIWMGEHSVVYGYPAIAIPLQGIEVECHIYPAEEKIHFDFYDTLSTAVYAALEYLNHTDVSITYAIRSEIPQKRGMGSSAAVSIAAIRAVFDYFEQSIDIDTLEILVNKAEIIAHSNPSGLDAKTCLSDKAITFIRNIGFSTLDLDLDAYLVIADTGIYGNTREAVEKVAQAEEANLPHLAVLGDLTEIVQKAIQDKDIQKIGHMMTKAHAHLQAIGVSIDISDQLVKISLESGALGAKMSGGGLGGCIIALASTKANAEKISKALKEGGAVQTWIEKL, from the coding sequence ATGACTAAGAAAATTGGCGTCGGTAAAGCGCATAGTAAGATTATTTGGATGGGTGAACATTCCGTTGTTTATGGCTATCCTGCCATTGCGATTCCGCTTCAAGGAATTGAGGTTGAATGTCATATTTATCCAGCTGAAGAAAAGATTCACTTTGATTTTTATGACACGTTATCAACTGCCGTTTATGCGGCGTTAGAGTACCTAAATCACACAGATGTTTCCATTACCTATGCGATTCGTTCTGAAATTCCACAAAAACGTGGCATGGGGTCATCAGCAGCGGTTTCTATCGCAGCTATCCGTGCTGTTTTTGATTATTTTGAGCAGAGCATTGATATAGATACTCTGGAAATTTTGGTGAATAAAGCAGAGATTATTGCACATTCAAATCCAAGTGGGCTTGATGCCAAGACTTGTTTGAGTGATAAAGCCATTACTTTTATCCGTAACATCGGTTTTAGTACCCTTGATTTAGATTTGGATGCTTATTTGGTTATTGCAGATACGGGAATTTATGGTAATACGCGTGAAGCTGTTGAGAAGGTTGCACAGGCAGAAGAGGCGAATTTACCACATCTAGCAGTCCTCGGCGATTTAACCGAAATTGTTCAAAAAGCTATTCAAGACAAAGATATTCAAAAAATTGGTCACATGATGACCAAAGCACACGCTCATTTACAAGCTATTGGTGTCAGCATTGACATTTCCGACCAACTGGTTAAGATTTCTTTGGAAAGTGGTGCCCTTGGAGCCAAGATGAGTGGTGGCGGACTCGGAGGCTGTATTATTGCCCTTGCAAGTACCAAAGCTAACGCAGAAAAAATAAGTAAAGCATTAAAAGAAGGAGGAGCGGTTCAAACGTGGATCGAAAAATTGTAA